One Terriglobales bacterium genomic region harbors:
- a CDS encoding energy transducer TonB — MAHQVLIPRSELQPTLNLRPISDQLDRPWWSTVGENVRDALFPRKLPPLRLTSRPVKVRDIWGDYNYKKKAGVGTSVLHAGMIGFLVWLSVAAPRIMDKPKPTETITWVPSDNAVFVPTKPDPRPMGGGGGGGDRDKLQAPKGKLPKAAMEQITPPAIVIRNEHPKLAVEPTVVLPPNVKIASAMPNLGDPLSKMPSGPPSNGVGSGGGIGSGSGGGVGSGEGPGVGPGRGGGFGGGVFRVGGNVSAPRGLYTPDPEYSEEARKAKYQGTCMLWLIVGPDGRPRDIKVARSLGMGLDEKAVEAVRTWKFAPAMKDGTPVAVQINVEVNFRLY; from the coding sequence ATGGCGCATCAGGTCCTGATCCCCCGCTCGGAGCTTCAACCTACGCTGAACCTGCGTCCCATCTCGGACCAGCTGGATCGGCCCTGGTGGAGCACGGTAGGCGAAAACGTTCGCGACGCGCTTTTTCCGCGCAAGCTGCCACCGTTGCGCCTTACCTCGCGCCCGGTGAAGGTGCGCGACATCTGGGGCGATTACAACTACAAAAAGAAAGCCGGCGTCGGGACGAGCGTTCTCCACGCCGGCATGATCGGCTTCCTGGTGTGGCTGTCAGTGGCCGCGCCGCGCATCATGGACAAACCAAAACCGACAGAGACGATTACCTGGGTGCCGAGCGATAACGCCGTGTTTGTCCCCACCAAGCCCGATCCGCGGCCCATGGGCGGCGGCGGTGGTGGCGGCGATCGCGACAAGCTCCAGGCCCCCAAAGGCAAGCTGCCCAAGGCTGCCATGGAGCAGATCACGCCGCCGGCGATAGTCATCCGCAACGAACACCCCAAGCTCGCGGTTGAGCCAACCGTGGTCCTGCCGCCGAACGTGAAGATCGCATCGGCGATGCCGAACCTGGGCGATCCGCTTTCGAAGATGCCCTCGGGCCCGCCGTCGAACGGCGTCGGATCCGGCGGCGGCATCGGATCGGGCTCCGGTGGCGGCGTAGGCTCGGGTGAAGGTCCGGGCGTCGGTCCGGGACGCGGCGGCGGGTTTGGCGGCGGCGTGTTCCGCGTAGGCGGGAACGTGAGCGCGCCACGCGGACTCTACACGCCCGATCCGGAATATTCGGAAGAGGCGCGCAAGGCCAAGTATCAGGGCACCTGCATGCTGTGGCTCATCGTCGGTCCTGACGGCCGCCCGCGCGACATCAAGGTTGCCCGCAGCCTGGGCATGGGCCTCGACGAGAAGGCCGTGGAAGCGGTGAGGACCTGGAAGTTTGCGCCCGCTATGAAAGACGGCACCCCGGTGGCGGTCCAGATCAACGTGGAAGTGAACTTCAGGCTGTACTGA
- a CDS encoding ATP-binding cassette domain-containing protein, with the protein MIELRKVTKAYPTEAGELRALDGVSLHVEPGEWLAVMGPSGSGKSTLVNLIGCLDRPTSGEVLLDGVDVGALSATELDRVRAEKVGFIFQHFHLIPYLTALENVMLAQYFHSMADEQEAMGALERVGLRDRARHVPSQLSGGEQQRVCIARALINDPKIILADEPTGNLDGANEDIVLRLLRELHQQGRTIVMVTHDPVVARLADRRIDLHHGKIASQEIFSIEEEQLFDEVLEEMWILSENGEPAEPGRMHVEGALPLEIAIEKMKVLGLVDLLPHDKLDEHTHKLVLNRCHDTLPTHGEDTTQLHDREFMQFTARGRQRAADVIRRHRLAERLFTETLHIESEAEIEQQACKFEHILSAEATTRICSFLGHPKTCPHGSPIPPGECCGKSGAAAD; encoded by the coding sequence GTGATCGAGCTTCGCAAAGTCACGAAGGCGTATCCGACCGAGGCGGGCGAGCTGCGCGCGCTCGACGGCGTGTCGTTGCATGTCGAGCCAGGCGAGTGGCTTGCCGTGATGGGCCCTTCCGGCTCGGGCAAGAGCACGCTGGTGAACCTGATCGGCTGCCTCGACCGGCCGACCAGCGGCGAAGTCCTGCTTGACGGTGTGGACGTGGGTGCGCTGAGCGCCACCGAACTGGACCGCGTGCGCGCAGAAAAGGTCGGGTTCATCTTCCAGCACTTTCACCTGATTCCCTACCTCACCGCGCTGGAAAACGTGATGCTCGCGCAGTACTTCCACAGCATGGCCGACGAGCAAGAGGCGATGGGCGCGCTGGAGCGCGTCGGGCTGCGCGATCGGGCGCGGCATGTGCCGAGCCAGCTCTCCGGCGGCGAGCAGCAGCGCGTGTGCATTGCGCGCGCGCTGATCAACGATCCCAAGATCATCCTCGCCGACGAACCCACCGGCAACCTCGACGGCGCCAACGAAGACATCGTGCTCCGCCTGCTGCGCGAACTGCATCAGCAGGGGCGCACCATCGTGATGGTCACGCACGACCCGGTGGTCGCCCGGCTGGCCGACCGGCGCATTGACCTGCACCACGGCAAGATTGCGTCGCAGGAAATCTTCAGCATCGAAGAAGAGCAGCTCTTCGACGAAGTCCTGGAAGAGATGTGGATCCTGTCGGAGAACGGCGAACCGGCCGAGCCGGGACGCATGCACGTGGAAGGCGCGCTGCCGCTGGAGATCGCCATCGAAAAGATGAAGGTCCTGGGCCTGGTCGACTTGCTGCCGCACGACAAGCTCGACGAGCACACTCACAAGCTGGTGCTCAATCGCTGCCACGACACCCTGCCCACGCACGGCGAGGACACCACGCAGCTCCACGACCGCGAGTTCATGCAGTTCACCGCGCGCGGGCGTCAGCGGGCAGCCGACGTGATCCGCCGTCACCGGCTCGCCGAGCGCCTGTTTACCGAGACGCTGCACATCGAGAGCGAGGCCGAGATCGAGCAGCAGGCGTGCAAGTTCGAGCACATCCTGTCGGCCGAGGCGACGACGCGCATCTGCTCGTTCCTGGGACATCCCAAGACCTGCCCGCACGGCAGCCCGATTCCTCCGGGCGAGTGCTGCGGCAAGTCCGGCGCGGCGGCGGACTGA
- a CDS encoding FtsX-like permease family protein, with the protein MSARRGGRGRMFLRLIWRAALVRRGRALTALVAVAVAAAVATTLLNLYADSEAKLRREFRKFGANVVVVAREGNSLPDDALARVEKAAPGALAVPFAYVVAKAGTTSVVVAGTNLPQAREMNRWWSLTPGVGGPGVSALVGERVMKALNLRLGAPFALEASGQTRQIAPAQVVETGGPEDNRIFVNLNVLEEWTGVRASTIEVAVSGTRTEIESAMQRIQKALPEADVRPIRQIQEGEARVLGKTRAALLAATILVIVTATLCVLATLMSWVLDRRRDFAVMKALGASERLLRGFFAAEAGLIGALGAVVGYAVGLGAALWIGRVNFEAAVSPRLSVFPPVLAGGVLVALIAALAPLAALRRIQPAVILRGE; encoded by the coding sequence ATGAGCGCGCGGCGCGGCGGGCGCGGGCGCATGTTTCTGCGGCTGATCTGGCGCGCCGCGCTGGTGCGCCGCGGACGCGCACTGACGGCGTTGGTGGCCGTGGCGGTGGCGGCTGCGGTCGCTACGACGCTGCTGAACCTGTACGCCGATTCGGAGGCGAAGCTGCGGCGGGAGTTCCGGAAGTTTGGTGCCAACGTTGTGGTCGTAGCGCGCGAGGGCAATTCCCTTCCGGATGATGCGCTCGCGCGAGTCGAAAAGGCCGCGCCGGGAGCGCTGGCGGTGCCGTTTGCGTACGTTGTAGCCAAGGCAGGAACCACATCCGTGGTCGTCGCCGGCACAAATCTTCCGCAGGCACGCGAAATGAATCGCTGGTGGTCCCTCACGCCTGGTGTCGGCGGCCCTGGAGTAAGCGCGTTGGTGGGTGAGCGTGTAATGAAGGCGCTGAATCTGAGACTCGGGGCGCCTTTCGCGCTCGAGGCGAGCGGACAAACGCGGCAGATCGCCCCGGCGCAGGTCGTGGAGACCGGTGGGCCGGAGGACAACCGGATTTTTGTGAATTTGAACGTCCTGGAAGAATGGACGGGGGTGCGCGCGAGCACGATCGAAGTCGCCGTGTCCGGGACCCGCACGGAAATCGAGTCCGCTATGCAGCGCATCCAGAAGGCGCTGCCCGAGGCCGACGTCCGCCCCATCCGTCAGATTCAGGAAGGCGAGGCCCGCGTGCTGGGCAAGACGCGCGCGGCGCTGCTGGCAGCGACAATCCTCGTCATCGTGACGGCGACGCTGTGCGTCCTGGCCACGCTGATGAGCTGGGTCCTCGACCGCCGGCGCGACTTCGCGGTGATGAAGGCGCTGGGCGCCAGCGAGCGCTTGTTGCGCGGTTTCTTTGCCGCCGAAGCCGGCCTGATCGGCGCGCTGGGCGCCGTGGTGGGTTACGCAGTCGGCCTAGGCGCAGCCCTGTGGATCGGGCGCGTGAACTTTGAGGCGGCTGTTTCGCCGCGATTGAGCGTGTTCCCGCCGGTGCTGGCGGGCGGCGTATTGGTCGCGCTGATCGCGGCGCTGGCGCCGTTGGCGGCGCTGCGGCGCATACAGCCGGCTGTTATCTTAAGGGGAGAGTAG
- a CDS encoding ABC transporter permease, producing the protein MFARLLYQSFLRQRRRKLLAAAAVALGVAVATAMIAVATDIGDKINRELRTYGANLVVYPADDTLEVEVGGVNLKPANAGAYLSEAELTKIKGIFWRNNIVGYAPMLPVVVKIESAEGKPLGGAQLLGTYFKKQLRFGKQEFTTGVEAVNPWWHVAGNWPRDDSNEVLIGHTLAQRLNFEPGATLRVNGEEVKVVGLLLADEATNQQIVGPLGLAQKIAARPGAVRRVMVSAMTKPEDAFARRDPRSMSPADRDRWYCSPYANSIALQLEEAIPGAKSEQIRQVAQNEGTVLSRISGLMLLLAVAALIASALAVSAAMANTIFERREEIGLMKALGAGRASVAALFLAEAAILALIGGALGFSLGALLAQQIGRTVFASAIAVQPVLAPIILAVAAIVTFAGSAASIRRAVRLEAAPVLRGDA; encoded by the coding sequence ATGTTCGCGCGCCTCCTCTATCAGTCGTTTCTGCGCCAGCGGCGGCGCAAGCTGCTGGCCGCCGCGGCGGTGGCGCTCGGCGTTGCCGTGGCCACGGCCATGATTGCGGTCGCGACCGATATCGGCGACAAGATCAACCGTGAGCTGCGGACCTACGGCGCGAACCTGGTCGTCTATCCCGCCGACGACACGCTCGAGGTGGAAGTCGGCGGCGTCAACCTGAAGCCCGCCAACGCAGGCGCGTATCTGAGCGAAGCTGAGCTCACCAAGATCAAGGGCATCTTCTGGCGGAACAACATCGTGGGCTACGCGCCCATGCTGCCGGTGGTCGTGAAGATCGAGTCGGCCGAGGGCAAGCCGCTGGGCGGGGCGCAGCTTCTGGGAACGTATTTCAAAAAACAGCTCCGCTTCGGCAAGCAGGAGTTCACTACCGGCGTGGAGGCGGTCAATCCGTGGTGGCACGTGGCGGGAAACTGGCCGCGCGACGATTCGAACGAAGTCCTGATCGGACACACGCTGGCGCAGCGGCTGAACTTCGAGCCGGGCGCGACGCTGCGCGTGAATGGCGAGGAAGTCAAGGTCGTGGGCCTGCTGCTGGCCGACGAGGCGACGAATCAGCAGATCGTCGGGCCGCTCGGGCTGGCGCAGAAGATTGCGGCGCGTCCCGGCGCGGTGCGGCGCGTGATGGTGAGCGCCATGACCAAGCCGGAAGACGCGTTCGCGCGGCGCGATCCGCGCAGCATGAGCCCGGCCGACCGCGATCGCTGGTACTGCTCGCCGTATGCGAATTCGATTGCCTTACAGCTCGAAGAGGCCATTCCCGGCGCCAAGTCGGAGCAGATCCGGCAGGTGGCGCAGAACGAAGGCACGGTGCTGAGCAGGATCTCGGGCCTCATGCTCCTGCTGGCGGTGGCGGCGCTGATCGCGTCGGCGCTGGCGGTTTCGGCGGCCATGGCCAACACGATTTTCGAGCGCCGCGAGGAAATCGGATTGATGAAGGCGCTCGGCGCGGGGCGCGCGTCGGTCGCGGCGCTGTTCCTCGCCGAGGCTGCCATTCTCGCCTTGATCGGCGGCGCGCTGGGATTCTCGCTGGGCGCGCTGCTGGCGCAGCAGATCGGCAGGACGGTGTTCGCCTCGGCGATCGCGGTGCAGCCGGTGCTGGCGCCAATCATCCTGGCGGTTGCCGCGATCGTGACGTTTGCGGGCAGCGCGGCGTCGATCCGGCGCGCGGTGCGGCTGGAGGCGGCGCCGGTGCTGCGAGGTGACGCATGA
- a CDS encoding Fe-S-containing protein, with product MLQAFIITLREGVEAALIVGITLAYLAKIGRPELRKPVYWALGAAFVASVAAAVAVSRLDLNQDIVEGWIMLAAALFVVTMIIFMMKTARHLKGDIEKKIGALAGRGSALGLFAFVFLMMVREGIETVLILSAVSFNTAELLSFLGTMAGVALAVLFGVMFVKGSVRINLQKFFRVTTVILFFVAGQLLISGLHELSENGVLPSSRQEMALIGPIVRNDLFFFVTILALAAMMVLFETRRRAPTAEPVSPAERRKQLWSARRERLWMAGVYASSFLFIVLVTAEFIYAKSTSSLPAATEIAFVDGQATIPVGDLVDGDLHRYQANVNGAEVRFLLYRRPDGKVASIFDACEICGPVGFMRTTTGLVCKNCAAPINPQSVGQPGGCNPIPLKATVNGDTVVVAQADVAAAVATFQPH from the coding sequence ATGCTACAGGCATTCATCATTACCTTGCGTGAGGGCGTGGAAGCGGCCCTGATTGTGGGCATCACGCTCGCCTACCTGGCCAAGATCGGCCGGCCCGAACTCCGCAAACCGGTGTATTGGGCGCTCGGCGCGGCCTTCGTCGCCAGCGTGGCGGCAGCCGTCGCCGTTTCGCGCCTGGACCTGAACCAGGACATCGTGGAAGGCTGGATCATGCTGGCCGCGGCGCTCTTCGTCGTCACCATGATCATCTTCATGATGAAGACGGCGCGCCACTTGAAGGGCGACATTGAGAAGAAGATTGGCGCGCTGGCCGGCCGGGGCTCCGCGCTGGGCCTGTTCGCCTTCGTCTTCCTGATGATGGTGCGCGAGGGCATCGAGACGGTGCTGATCCTCTCGGCCGTGTCGTTCAACACCGCCGAACTGCTCAGCTTCCTGGGCACGATGGCCGGCGTGGCGCTGGCTGTGCTGTTCGGCGTGATGTTCGTGAAGGGCAGCGTGCGGATCAACCTGCAGAAATTTTTCCGCGTGACCACGGTGATCCTCTTCTTCGTTGCCGGGCAGCTGCTGATCTCGGGGCTGCACGAGCTTTCGGAAAACGGCGTGCTGCCGTCGAGCCGGCAGGAGATGGCGCTCATCGGCCCGATCGTGCGCAACGACCTGTTCTTCTTTGTCACCATCCTGGCGCTGGCGGCAATGATGGTCCTGTTCGAGACGCGGCGGCGCGCGCCGACGGCCGAGCCGGTATCGCCAGCGGAGAGGCGCAAGCAGCTGTGGAGCGCGCGGCGCGAGCGGCTGTGGATGGCCGGCGTCTATGCCAGCTCATTCCTGTTCATTGTGCTGGTGACGGCCGAGTTCATCTACGCCAAGAGCACCAGTTCCCTGCCGGCGGCCACCGAGATCGCTTTCGTGGACGGCCAGGCGACGATCCCGGTCGGCGACCTGGTTGACGGCGACCTGCATCGTTACCAGGCGAACGTGAACGGCGCCGAGGTGCGCTTCCTGCTCTATCGCAGGCCCGACGGCAAGGTCGCCAGCATCTTCGACGCGTGCGAAATCTGCGGCCCGGTCGGCTTCATGCGGACCACGACCGGCCTGGTGTGCAAGAACTGCGCCGCGCCCATCAATCCGCAGTCGGTCGGGCAGCCGGGCGGATGCAATCCCATTCCGTTGAAGGCGACCGTGAATGGCGACACGGTGGTGGTCGCGCAGGCCGACGTGGCCGCGGCCGTCGCTACTTTCCAACCACACTGA